One genomic region from Pyxicephalus adspersus chromosome 1, UCB_Pads_2.0, whole genome shotgun sequence encodes:
- the SERTM1 gene encoding serine-rich and transmembrane domain-containing protein 1, with product MSGFGPSAVAPEDIGNGTFLELFPTSLSTSVDSSSTTPNRLSNVYVYVSIFLSLLAFLLLLLIIALQRLKNIISSTSSYPEYTSDAGSSFTNLEVCSISSQRSSFSNLSS from the coding sequence ATGTCAGGATTTGGTCCTTCAGCTGTTGCACCAGAAGACATCGGGAATGGAACATTTTTGGAATTGTTCCCTACCTCTCTCTCAACCTCAGTGGATTCTTCATCAACAACACCCAACCGATTATCAAACGTTTATGTTTACGTATCCATCTTTCTTAGCCTGTTGGCATTTCTTCTTTTGCTGCTAATTATTGCTCTTCAGAGACTAAAAAATATTATCTCCTCAACGTCGTCCTATCCGGAATACACAAGTGACGCAGGGAGCTCCTTCACTAACTTAGAAGTTTGTAGTATTTCTTCCCAGAGGTCTTCTTTTTCTAACctttcttcataa